From a single Nymphaea colorata isolate Beijing-Zhang1983 chromosome 4, ASM883128v2, whole genome shotgun sequence genomic region:
- the LOC116253736 gene encoding LOW QUALITY PROTEIN: 30S ribosomal protein S9, chloroplastic (The sequence of the model RefSeq protein was modified relative to this genomic sequence to represent the inferred CDS: inserted 1 base in 1 codon), with product MAVAASSLSSSFSSLSISSSPSDSKSLFLRGTSLRVSLPQTKAPLLSLKRSSSTPLLRRTPIVSAVASVEAPELQAYVKSRLPGGFAAQPIFGTGRRKCATARVVLQEGTGRFIINYRDAKEYLQGNPLWLQYIKVPLLTLGYESSYDVFVKAXGGGLSGQAQAISLGIARALLKVSEIHRSPLRKEGLLTRDSRVVERKKAGLKKARKRPQYSKR from the exons ATGGCCGTCGCGGCCTCGTCCCTctcttcttcgttttcttctctctccatctcttcttCCCCCTCGGACTCCAAATCCCTCTTCCTGCGAGGGACCTCCCTCCGCGTCTCCCTTCCCCAAACGAAggctcctctcctctctctcaagCGCTCGTCTTCCACGCCCCTTCTCAGGCGCACGCCAATCGTCTCCGCTGTTGCTTCGGTTGAGGCGCCGGAACTCCAGGCGTACGTCAAGTCCCGCCTACCTGGTGGCTTCGCTGCGCAGCCCATCTTCGGCACAGGCCGCCGGAAGTGCGCCACCGCCCGCGTCGTCCTTCAGGAAGGGACTGGGAGGTTCATCATCAATTACCGCGATGCCAAG GAGTATCTTCAGGGCAATCCACTGTGGCTGCAATACATCAAGGTCCCCTTGTTAACATTGGGGTATGAAAGTTCATATGATGTTTTTGTCAAAG CAGGGGGAGGGCTGTCTGGTCAGGCTCAGGCCATCTCTCTTGGGATTGCACGTGCCCTGCTCAAGGTGAGTGAAATCCACAGGAGCCCACTGAGAAAGGAAGGCCTTCTAACGAGAGACTCGAGAGTTGTTGAGAGGAAGAAGGCTGGCTTGAAGAAGGCCAGGAAGCGTCCCCAGTATTCTAAACGTTGA
- the LOC116252881 gene encoding probable E3 ubiquitin-protein ligase ARI2: MEELLSSDEEYYYDRDSLDGIEQEVDDSTWPSTSVSNIKVITRASLLAAQKEDLKRVMDLLTLKEHHARTLLIYHRWDVERLLAVLVEKGKDRLFSEAGLTLLESNNKTSLCSQTSINCDICIEVVPSDEATAMDCGHYFCNNCWTEHFIVKINEGQSRRIRCMAHKCNAICDEAVVRNLLSSKHPDVADRFERFLLESYIEDNNKVKWCPSVPHCGNAIRVEDDSCCEVECTCGMQFCFSCSSEAHSPCSCLMWDLWAKKCKDESETINWMTVHTKPCPKCHKPVEKNGGCNLVSCLCGQAFCWLCGAATRREHTWTSIEGHSCGRYKEDREKKAERAKRELDRYMHYHSRYKAHLDSFKLETKLKESVQNKILTSENKETGVRDYSWVTNGLHRLFRSRRVLSYSYPFAFYMFGELFKDELTEEERDLKQHLFEDQQQQLEGTVEKLSKLIEEPFDELPEKKVLDIRMHVINLTVLIDKLCQKMYECIENDLLGSLQSSTHAIASYNSKGVERASELAISCDSDQSFGSTKASADSCFQDASDSSMTATVSIGGAYSGRPGGQVLGISNPDGIGCSNRKRAREESIGDLLFDLNLPAEAAEKS, from the exons ATGGAGGAGTTGCTCAGCAGCGACGAAGAGTACTACTACGATAGAGACTCCCTCGACGGGATCGAGCAGGAGGTGGACGACTCCACTTGGCCATCCACCAGCGTCTCCAACATCAAG GTTATTACAAGAGCCTCACTTTTGGCAGCGCAG AAAGAGGACCTGAAGAGAGTGATGGATTTACTAACTTTGAAGGAACATCATGCAAGAACTCTACTAATCTATCATCGCTGGGATGTTGAGAGGCTGTTGGCTGTGCTTGTTGAGAAAGGGAAGGATCGGTTATTTAGTGAGGCAGGGCTTACATTGTTGGAGTCAAACAACAAAACTTCCTTATGCTCACAAACAAGTATCAACTGTGATATATGCATTGAAGTGGTCCCTTCAGATGAAGCAACAGCTATGGATTGTGGCCACTACTTCTGCAACAACT GTTGGACAGAGCATTTCATTGTTAAGATAAATGAAGGACAAAGTAGGCGCATAAGGTGCATGGCACACAAGTGCAATGCTATATGTGATGAAGCTGTTGTTAGAAATCTGCTCAGTTCTAAGCATCCTGATGTCGCAGATCGTTTTGAGAGGTTTCTTTTGGAGTCATATATCGAGGACAATAACAAAGTCAAGTGGTGCCCGAGTGTTCCGCACTGTGGAAATGCAATTCGTGTGGAGGATGATTCTTGTTGTGAGGTAGAATGCACGTGTGGAATGCAGTTTTGTTTTAGTTGTTCATCAGAAGCACACTCACCTTGCTCATGCCTGATGTGGGACCTCTGGGCTAAGAAATGCAAGGATGAGTCAGAGACTATCAACTGGATGACTGTTCACACAAAACCCTGCCCAAAATGCCATAAGCCTGTGGAGAAGAATGGCGGATGCAACCTAGTTAGCTGCCTCTGTGGACAAGCATTTTG TTGGCTGTGTGGTGCTGCCACTCGTCGGGAGCATACTTGGACAAGTATTGAAGGCCATAGTTGTGGACGTTATAAGGAAGACCGTGAGAAAAAGGCTGAACGGGCTAAACGGGAATTAGATCGATACATGCATTATCATTCACGGTATAAAGCTCACTTAGATTCGTTCAAGCTTGAGACGAAGCTGAAGGAGTCTGTGCAGAATAAGATCTTGACTtcggaaaataaagaaacaggaGTTAGAGATTATTCATGGGTCACAAATGGACTTCATCGGCTTTTCAGATCCAGACGTGTTCTTTCATACTCATATCCCTTTGCTTTCTACATGTTTGGCGAACTTTTCAAGGATGAGTTGACAGAGGAGGAAAGAGATCTGAAGCAGCACCTTTTTGAGGATCAACAACAGCAGCTTGAGGGAACTGTTGAGAAGCTCTCTAAACTTATTGAAGAACCTTTTGATGAATTACCTGAGAAGAAAGTTCTAGATATAAGGATGCATGTCATCAATTTGACTGTCCTCATAGATAAGCTTTGCCAGAAAAT GTATGAATGCATTGAGAATGATCTGTTGGGATCTTTGCAATCATCAACTCACGCTATTGCCTCATACAATTCGAAGGGTGTGGAAAGAGCTTCAGAACTTGCTATTTCTTGTGATTCAGATCAAAGTTTTGGCAGTACCAAAGCCAGTGCCGACAGCTGCTTTCAGGATGCTTCTGATTCAAGCATGACAGCAACCG TTTCCATAGGAGGAGCTTACTCTGGTAGACCTGGTGGTCAAGTACTTGGGATTTCTAATCCAGATGGGATTGGGTGCTCCAACCGGAAACGGGCTCGTGAAGAATCTATAGGGGACCTACTTTTCGATCTGAATCTTCCTGCAGAGGCAGCTGAGAAGAGTTAG